From Bradyrhizobium symbiodeficiens, the proteins below share one genomic window:
- a CDS encoding sulfite reductase subunit alpha, whose amino-acid sequence MNQITPPPKLDIIPASAPFSDAQRSWLNGFFAGLLSPDVATPLSAEQGAAVMQAGDGDDGEAPWHDQTMPIADRMKLAEGRPVRRKMMAAMAQQDCGQCGYNCHDYSEAIATRSEARLNLCVPGGKETARMLKSLYEELDKAPAAKTYNTNAVTAPAVTVTIAEPGRSRDNPVTATFLSRRLLNKGKSEKETYHVEFDLSESKLDYVVGDSFGVFARNEVGLVDQIIALLGASHTTKVNGKTLREVLIDDVSLSPAPDTLFELISFITGGAQREKARALAQGEDPDGDAATLDVMAALQKFSGTRPHPEAFVEALEPLQPRLYSISSSHNATPGKLSLTVDSVRYVVGKRRRLGVASTFLGERINEGENLKVYVQKAHGFGLPEDPKTPVIMIGPGTGIAPFRAFLLDRKATGAPGKNWLFFGHQRSDCDFFYQEELNAMKTSGQLTRLSLAWSRDGEKKFYVQDRMREVGRELWTWLAEGAHLYICGDAKRMAKDVERALVDIVAQFGARSTDEAVSFVAELKKTGRFQADVY is encoded by the coding sequence ATGAACCAGATCACCCCTCCGCCGAAGCTCGATATCATTCCCGCCAGCGCACCGTTCTCCGACGCGCAACGCTCCTGGCTGAACGGCTTCTTTGCCGGGCTGCTGTCGCCTGACGTGGCAACGCCCTTGTCGGCGGAGCAGGGCGCCGCCGTCATGCAAGCCGGTGACGGCGACGACGGCGAGGCCCCGTGGCACGACCAGACCATGCCGATCGCCGACCGGATGAAGCTCGCCGAGGGGCGTCCCGTGCGCCGCAAGATGATGGCGGCGATGGCGCAGCAGGATTGCGGCCAGTGCGGCTACAATTGCCACGACTATTCGGAAGCGATCGCCACCCGCAGCGAAGCCCGGCTCAATCTCTGCGTTCCCGGCGGCAAGGAAACCGCGCGGATGCTGAAGTCGCTGTACGAGGAGCTGGACAAGGCCCCGGCGGCCAAGACGTACAACACGAACGCGGTGACCGCGCCGGCGGTGACCGTGACGATCGCAGAGCCGGGCCGCTCGCGCGACAACCCCGTCACCGCGACATTCCTGTCGCGCCGTCTGCTCAACAAGGGCAAGTCCGAGAAGGAAACCTACCACGTCGAGTTCGATCTTTCCGAGAGCAAGCTCGATTACGTCGTCGGCGACAGCTTTGGCGTGTTCGCGCGCAACGAGGTCGGGCTCGTCGACCAGATCATCGCGCTGCTCGGCGCCTCCCACACCACCAAAGTCAACGGCAAGACGCTGCGCGAAGTGCTGATCGACGACGTCTCGCTGTCGCCGGCACCCGACACATTGTTCGAATTGATCTCCTTCATCACCGGCGGCGCGCAACGCGAGAAGGCGCGGGCGCTGGCGCAGGGCGAGGATCCCGATGGCGATGCCGCCACCCTCGACGTCATGGCGGCGCTGCAGAAGTTTTCCGGCACCCGGCCGCATCCGGAGGCCTTCGTCGAGGCGCTGGAGCCGCTGCAGCCGCGGCTCTATTCGATCTCGTCGTCGCACAATGCGACGCCGGGAAAATTGTCGCTGACGGTCGACTCCGTGCGCTACGTCGTCGGCAAGCGGAGGCGCCTCGGCGTCGCCTCGACCTTCCTCGGTGAGCGCATCAATGAGGGCGAAAATCTCAAGGTGTACGTGCAGAAGGCGCACGGTTTTGGCTTGCCCGAAGATCCGAAGACGCCTGTCATCATGATCGGCCCCGGCACCGGTATCGCGCCGTTCCGCGCCTTCCTGCTCGACCGTAAGGCGACCGGCGCGCCGGGCAAGAACTGGCTGTTTTTCGGCCACCAGCGCAGCGATTGCGACTTCTTCTACCAGGAAGAGCTCAACGCGATGAAGACCTCGGGGCAGTTGACCCGTTTGTCGCTGGCCTGGTCACGCGACGGCGAAAAGAAGTTCTACGTGCAGGACCGCATGCGCGAGGTGGGCCGCGAATTGTGGACCTGGCTCGCCGAAGGCGCGCATCTCTACATCTGCGGCGATGCCAAGCGCATGGCCAAGGATGTCGAGCGTGCGCTGGTCGACATCGTCGCGCAGTTCGGAGCACGTTCGACGGATGAGGCCGTCAGCTTCGTCGCCGAGCTCAAGAAGACCGGCCGCTTCCAGGCTGACGTGTACTAA
- a CDS encoding NirA family protein: MKIDTLSVDFTDEQKRYLEGFTTGLQISRVGRGLGGGAGKASAEPVGPDAVHIKAQDKLIASGKKLADQEKIKRDEHPFDAYPRLRQQALDNTPPSPADNFRWRYYGIFYVAPTQDSYMCRLRIPNGIMKHWQLSGLADLADELCGPYSHVTTRANLQLREIPPKHAVKLIEGIQDLGLCSRGSGADNIRNVTGTPTAGIDPQEIIDTRPYAREWHYHILNDRSLYGLPRKFNVAFDGAGRIAVLEETNDIAFTAYEVRDGFGVEPGVWFRLGLGGITGHKDFAKYSGIIVRPEQATAVADAIVRVFIDHGDRTNRNKARLKYVLDAMGHDGFLKLVEERLKTPFTRVPEEAFAPRPAADRTAHVGVHKQKQDGLNWIGVSLPLGKLTCDQMRGLAKVSRELGDGEIRLTVWQNLLMSGVRDENVELAIAAIKQIGLAVEASHIRAGLIACTGNAGCRFAASDTKRSAAEIADWCEPRVAMDKPVNIHVTGCHHSCAQHYISDIGLIGARVPVNDEDTVEGYHLFTGGGFGPDADVGQEVYHDLKAEDAPKTVEGLLKAYIAHRTSPDESFLSFARRHDGETLRKLADAKVSA; this comes from the coding sequence ATGAAAATCGATACGCTCTCAGTCGACTTTACCGACGAGCAGAAACGCTATCTCGAAGGCTTTACGACCGGTCTGCAGATCAGCCGGGTCGGTCGTGGTCTCGGCGGCGGCGCCGGCAAGGCGAGCGCCGAGCCTGTCGGTCCCGATGCCGTGCACATCAAGGCGCAGGACAAGCTGATCGCGTCGGGCAAGAAACTCGCCGACCAGGAGAAGATCAAGCGCGACGAGCATCCGTTCGATGCCTATCCGCGGCTGCGTCAGCAGGCGCTCGACAATACCCCGCCGAGCCCGGCGGACAATTTCCGCTGGCGCTATTACGGCATCTTCTATGTCGCGCCGACGCAGGACTCCTACATGTGCCGCCTGCGCATTCCCAACGGCATCATGAAGCACTGGCAGCTGTCGGGCCTTGCCGATCTCGCCGACGAGCTCTGCGGTCCCTACAGCCACGTCACCACGCGCGCCAATCTCCAGCTTCGCGAGATTCCGCCGAAGCATGCCGTGAAGCTGATCGAGGGCATCCAGGATCTCGGCCTGTGCTCGCGCGGCTCCGGCGCTGACAACATCCGCAACGTCACGGGAACGCCGACCGCTGGCATCGATCCGCAGGAGATCATCGACACGCGGCCCTATGCGCGCGAATGGCACTACCACATCCTCAACGACCGCTCGCTCTACGGCCTGCCGCGCAAGTTCAACGTCGCCTTCGACGGTGCCGGCAGGATCGCGGTGCTGGAAGAGACCAACGACATCGCCTTCACGGCGTATGAGGTGAGGGACGGGTTCGGTGTCGAACCTGGGGTCTGGTTCCGCCTAGGCCTCGGCGGCATCACCGGTCACAAGGACTTTGCGAAATATTCCGGCATCATCGTCAGGCCGGAGCAGGCGACCGCCGTCGCCGACGCCATCGTGCGCGTGTTCATCGACCATGGCGACCGCACCAACCGCAACAAGGCGCGGCTGAAATATGTGCTCGATGCCATGGGCCATGACGGCTTCCTCAAGCTGGTCGAGGAGCGGCTGAAGACGCCATTCACGCGCGTGCCGGAGGAAGCGTTCGCGCCGCGGCCTGCCGCGGACCGCACGGCGCATGTCGGGGTGCACAAGCAGAAGCAGGACGGCCTGAACTGGATCGGCGTGTCGCTGCCGCTCGGCAAGCTCACCTGCGATCAGATGCGCGGCCTTGCCAAGGTCTCGCGCGAGCTCGGCGACGGCGAGATCCGTCTGACGGTCTGGCAGAACCTGCTGATGTCAGGGGTGCGCGACGAGAACGTCGAGCTCGCCATTGCCGCGATCAAGCAGATCGGGCTCGCGGTCGAGGCCTCGCACATCCGTGCCGGCCTGATCGCCTGCACCGGCAATGCCGGCTGCCGTTTCGCCGCGTCCGACACCAAGCGCAGCGCGGCCGAGATCGCCGACTGGTGCGAGCCGCGCGTCGCCATGGACAAGCCGGTCAACATCCACGTCACCGGTTGCCACCATTCCTGCGCACAGCATTACATCAGCGATATCGGCCTGATCGGTGCGCGCGTGCCTGTCAACGACGAGGACACGGTGGAGGGTTATCACCTCTTCACCGGCGGCGGGTTCGGTCCCGACGCCGATGTCGGGCAGGAAGTCTACCACGACCTCAAGGCCGAAGACGCGCCGAAAACGGTCGAAGGACTGCTCAAGGCCTATATCGCCCATCGCACCTCGCCCGACGAAAGCTTCCTGTCGTTTGCGCGCCGCCATGACGGCGAGACGCTGCGCAAACTCGCTGATGCCAAGGTGTCCGCATGA
- a CDS encoding CmpA/NrtA family ABC transporter substrate-binding protein — MTTPLRIGFIPLVDSAALIVAVDKGFAAAEGLDVELVREVSWSNVRDKLNIGLFDAAHLLAPVAIASSLGLGHVKVPIAAPFNLGINGNAITVSPALHAALMEEIDGDRFDPMVTAKALAKVVAFRRKAGAEPLTFGMTFPFSTHNYQLRFWMAAGGVDPDEDVRLVVLPPPYMVDSLKSGHVDAFCVGAPWNSIAVDLGIGHILHFVSDILVRAAEKVLAVRQVWAEKNPDTVAALVRAAVKAAAFIEEPDNRTEAARILAQPERIGVDAEVIQRTLTGRLKISPDGTFRESSRYLLVGREEAGRPDPVQAAWLYAQMVRWGQTALSPEGVKTAMAVFRSDLYDAALGRRPPEQPPAPFGAFAGPAFDPDDIRGHLEAFEVGRWKA; from the coding sequence ATGACGACCCCCCTCCGCATCGGGTTCATCCCCTTGGTCGATTCCGCCGCGCTGATCGTCGCGGTCGACAAGGGATTTGCCGCCGCCGAAGGGCTCGACGTCGAGCTGGTGCGCGAGGTCTCCTGGTCCAACGTCCGCGACAAGCTCAATATCGGCCTGTTCGACGCCGCGCATCTGCTCGCGCCAGTGGCGATCGCGTCCTCGCTCGGGCTCGGTCACGTCAAGGTGCCGATCGCCGCGCCCTTCAATCTCGGCATCAACGGCAACGCGATCACGGTGTCGCCGGCGCTCCATGCCGCGCTGATGGAGGAGATCGACGGCGACCGTTTCGATCCGATGGTGACGGCGAAAGCGCTCGCGAAGGTCGTTGCCTTCAGGCGTAAGGCGGGGGCCGAGCCGCTGACCTTCGGCATGACCTTCCCGTTCTCGACCCACAATTACCAATTGCGGTTCTGGATGGCGGCAGGCGGCGTCGATCCCGACGAGGACGTGCGCCTCGTGGTGCTGCCGCCGCCCTACATGGTCGACAGCCTCAAGAGCGGCCATGTCGACGCGTTCTGCGTCGGCGCGCCCTGGAATTCGATCGCGGTCGATCTCGGCATCGGTCACATCCTGCATTTCGTCTCCGACATTCTGGTGCGCGCGGCAGAGAAGGTGCTGGCGGTTCGCCAGGTCTGGGCCGAAAAGAACCCCGACACGGTCGCAGCGCTGGTTCGCGCGGCAGTGAAAGCCGCCGCGTTCATCGAGGAGCCGGACAACCGGACCGAGGCGGCGCGCATCCTGGCGCAGCCCGAGCGGATCGGCGTCGATGCCGAAGTCATCCAGCGCACCCTGACGGGACGTCTGAAGATTTCCCCGGATGGCACCTTCCGTGAAAGCAGCCGCTACCTCCTGGTTGGACGCGAAGAAGCAGGGCGCCCCGATCCGGTGCAGGCCGCCTGGCTCTATGCGCAGATGGTGCGCTGGGGCCAGACAGCGCTCAGCCCGGAGGGGGTCAAGACGGCGATGGCGGTGTTCAGGTCCGACCTTTACGATGCGGCCCTCGGCCGCCGGCCGCCCGAGCAGCCTCCCGCTCCGTTCGGAGCATTCGCCGGCCCCGCCTTCGATCCCGACGACATCCGGGGCCACCTCGAGGCTTTCGAGGTCGGACGTTGGAAGGCCTGA
- a CDS encoding ANTAR domain-containing response regulator: MNADQSPKIVIVDESPIRAAILQEGLREAGFTQVVHISEMQSLLARIYAVDPEIILIDLENPSRDVLEAMFQVSRAVKRPIAMFVDQSDSASIQASVEAGVSAYIVDGLKKERIKPILDLCVSRFNAFAKLQEELDRTKSQLEDRKVIERAKGILMKVKGLTEDEAYVLLRSTAMREKKKIGEIAQSIITASEMLK, encoded by the coding sequence ATGAACGCCGACCAGTCGCCCAAAATCGTGATTGTCGACGAAAGCCCGATCCGGGCCGCGATCCTGCAGGAGGGATTGCGCGAGGCCGGCTTCACGCAGGTCGTCCACATCAGCGAGATGCAGAGCCTGCTCGCCCGTATCTATGCGGTCGACCCCGAGATCATCCTGATCGATCTCGAGAACCCCAGCCGCGACGTGCTGGAGGCGATGTTCCAGGTCAGCCGCGCCGTGAAGCGGCCGATCGCGATGTTCGTCGACCAGAGCGATTCAGCCTCGATCCAGGCCTCGGTCGAGGCGGGGGTTTCCGCCTACATCGTCGACGGGCTGAAGAAGGAGCGCATCAAGCCGATCCTCGACCTCTGCGTGTCCCGCTTCAATGCCTTCGCCAAGCTCCAGGAGGAGCTCGATCGCACCAAGTCGCAACTCGAGGACCGCAAGGTCATCGAACGCGCCAAGGGCATCCTGATGAAGGTCAAGGGCCTCACCGAGGACGAGGCCTATGTGCTGCTGCGCTCGACCGCGATGCGCGAGAAGAAGAAAATCGGCGAGATCGCGCAGTCGATCATCACCGCGTCGGAGATGCTGAAATGA
- the rimO gene encoding 30S ribosomal protein S12 methylthiotransferase RimO has translation MDQTAAPKVSFVSLGCPKALVDSERIITRLRAEGYELARKHDGADIVIVNTCGFLDSAKQESLSAIGEAMAENGKVIVTGCMGAEPEAIEQAYPGVLSITGPQQYESVLDAVHRALPPAHNPHVDLVPPQGIKLTPRHYAYLKISEGCNNRCTFCIIPKLRGDLVSRPANDVLREAERLVGAGVKELLVISQDTSAYGVDLKYAESPWKDRQVRARFLDLARELGELGAWVRLQYVYPYPHVDEVIALMNEGKVLPYLDIPFQHASPEVLKAMKRPAAQDKTLARIKRWREECPDLALRSTFIVGFPGETDADFEYLLNWLDEAEIDRLGCFKYEPVAGATANAIENPVPEEVKQERYNALMARQQKISARRLKRKVGTRQQIIIDEVGPTVAKGRSKADAPEIDGAVYLTSRRPLRVGEIVTAKIERADQYDLHGSVAGF, from the coding sequence ATGGATCAGACGGCTGCGCCCAAGGTCAGCTTCGTGTCGCTCGGGTGTCCCAAGGCATTGGTGGATTCCGAGCGCATCATCACGCGCCTGCGCGCCGAGGGGTATGAACTCGCCCGCAAGCATGACGGGGCGGACATCGTCATCGTCAACACCTGCGGCTTCCTCGACAGCGCCAAGCAAGAATCGCTCTCGGCGATCGGCGAGGCCATGGCCGAGAACGGCAAGGTGATCGTCACAGGCTGCATGGGCGCGGAACCGGAAGCGATCGAGCAGGCCTATCCCGGCGTGCTCTCGATTACGGGCCCGCAGCAATATGAGAGCGTGCTCGACGCCGTGCACCGCGCGCTGCCGCCGGCCCACAATCCACACGTGGACCTGGTGCCGCCGCAGGGCATCAAGCTGACGCCGCGCCACTACGCGTATTTGAAGATTTCCGAGGGCTGCAACAACCGCTGCACCTTCTGCATCATCCCGAAGCTGCGCGGCGATCTCGTCTCGCGCCCTGCCAACGACGTGCTGCGCGAGGCCGAGCGCCTGGTCGGCGCCGGCGTCAAGGAGCTGCTTGTCATTTCGCAGGACACTTCGGCCTATGGCGTCGATCTCAAATATGCGGAGAGCCCGTGGAAGGACCGCCAGGTCCGCGCCAGATTCCTCGACCTCGCACGCGAGTTGGGCGAGTTAGGTGCCTGGGTCCGCCTGCAATACGTCTACCCCTACCCGCATGTCGACGAGGTCATCGCGCTGATGAACGAGGGCAAGGTGCTGCCCTATCTCGACATCCCGTTCCAGCATGCGAGCCCCGAAGTGCTGAAGGCGATGAAGCGCCCGGCGGCGCAGGACAAGACGCTGGCGCGCATCAAGCGCTGGCGCGAGGAATGTCCCGATCTTGCCTTGCGCTCGACCTTCATCGTCGGCTTCCCCGGCGAGACCGACGCCGATTTCGAATACCTCCTCAATTGGCTGGATGAGGCTGAGATCGATCGTCTCGGCTGTTTCAAGTACGAGCCGGTCGCAGGCGCCACGGCGAACGCGATCGAGAACCCGGTGCCCGAAGAGGTCAAGCAGGAGCGCTACAACGCGCTGATGGCCCGACAGCAGAAGATCTCGGCGCGCAGGCTGAAGCGCAAGGTCGGCACCCGCCAGCAGATCATCATCGACGAGGTCGGTCCGACGGTGGCCAAGGGCCGCTCCAAGGCCGATGCGCCGGAGATCGACGGCGCGGTGTATCTGACGAGCCGCCGTCCCTTGCGCGTCGGCGAGATCGTCACCGCAAAGATCGAACGCGCCGACCAGTATGATCTGCACGGCAGCGTCGCGGGGTTCTGA
- a CDS encoding carboxymuconolactone decarboxylase family protein, protein MTHAQTQAESRFDRGQRALSRIDGHAGEKVIASLADIAPDFARYVIEFPFGDIYCRPGLGLRDREIATIAALTALGNAAPQLKVHIEAGLNVGLSRDEIVEVIMQMAVYAGFPAALNGLFAAKEVFAAHDGQQAPGNGT, encoded by the coding sequence ATGACGCACGCCCAAACACAAGCCGAAAGCCGCTTCGATCGCGGTCAGCGGGCCCTGTCACGCATTGACGGCCATGCCGGCGAGAAAGTCATCGCTTCGCTCGCCGACATCGCTCCGGACTTCGCACGATACGTGATCGAGTTTCCCTTCGGCGACATCTACTGTCGCCCGGGCCTCGGCCTGCGCGATCGAGAGATCGCGACGATCGCCGCGCTGACGGCACTCGGAAATGCCGCGCCTCAGCTCAAGGTGCATATCGAGGCGGGTCTGAACGTCGGGCTTTCTCGCGACGAGATCGTGGAGGTCATCATGCAGATGGCCGTCTATGCGGGCTTCCCGGCGGCGCTGAACGGGCTGTTCGCCGCCAAGGAGGTGTTCGCCGCGCATGACGGACAGCAGGCGCCGGGCAACGGCACATGA
- a CDS encoding MerR family transcriptional regulator, translating to MKIGDLAKRTGLSTHTLRYYERIGLLPYADRDRSGQRDFDASILTWIAFLGRLKTTGMPIRDMLRYAALRDEGDATGPTRRQMLEVHREQVRTQIAELQECLLVLDTKIAGYAGDEQRTKENDARPNTSRKPLRSRSAGPVTH from the coding sequence ATGAAGATCGGCGACCTTGCAAAGCGAACCGGCCTGTCGACGCACACGCTGCGCTACTATGAGCGCATCGGGCTGCTGCCATACGCTGACCGGGATCGCTCCGGCCAGCGTGACTTTGACGCTTCGATTCTCACTTGGATCGCATTCCTCGGTCGGCTCAAGACCACGGGAATGCCGATCCGGGACATGTTGCGTTATGCGGCGCTTCGTGACGAAGGCGACGCGACCGGGCCAACCCGGCGGCAGATGCTGGAAGTCCACCGGGAACAGGTTCGCACGCAGATTGCCGAACTCCAGGAATGCCTGCTCGTCCTTGATACCAAGATCGCCGGCTATGCCGGCGACGAACAGAGGACGAAGGAAAATGACGCACGCCCAAACACAAGCCGAAAGCCGCTTCGATCGCGGTCAGCGGGCCCTGTCACGCATTGA
- a CDS encoding acetylornithine transaminase — MTTHPYDALMDITARPKAVFVRGAGSYLWDDSRKRYLDFVQGWAVNCLGHSPSVIAEALATQANRLLTPSPAFYNEPSLKLAQALVDNSAFDQVFFANSGAEANEGAIKLARKYGSLHRGGAFEIISFEGGFHGRTLATMSASGKKAFEPLFEPKVAGFKKAKLNDIASVEKLINDNTVAVMLEPIQGESGVWPATDQFLQELRALTKAHGLLLIFDEIQTGMGRTGKLFHYEHTGIAPDIMTLGKGIGGGVPLAALLATEHASCFEHGDQGGTFNGNPLMCAAGLAVLEEIGKPDFLKQVAETGLLLESELQKVSARHGLGGVRGRGLLLALDLKLPIAPGIVAQAFEAGVLLNAPQLDTLRFMPALNVTKAEIAEMIDCLDGILTKAGAARRVA, encoded by the coding sequence ATGACCACGCATCCGTATGACGCGCTGATGGACATCACCGCACGGCCCAAGGCCGTGTTCGTCCGCGGCGCGGGCTCCTACCTCTGGGACGACAGCCGCAAGCGCTATCTCGATTTCGTGCAGGGCTGGGCCGTGAACTGCCTCGGCCACTCCCCGTCCGTCATCGCGGAAGCTCTTGCCACGCAAGCCAACCGGCTGCTGACGCCGAGCCCGGCCTTCTACAACGAGCCGAGCTTGAAGCTGGCGCAAGCGCTGGTCGACAACAGCGCTTTCGACCAGGTGTTCTTTGCCAATTCCGGCGCTGAGGCCAATGAAGGCGCGATCAAGCTCGCGCGGAAGTACGGCAGCCTGCACAGAGGTGGCGCGTTCGAGATCATCAGCTTCGAAGGCGGCTTCCACGGCCGAACGCTGGCGACGATGTCGGCCTCGGGCAAGAAGGCGTTCGAGCCGCTGTTCGAGCCGAAGGTCGCGGGCTTCAAGAAGGCGAAGCTGAACGACATCGCCTCGGTCGAGAAGCTGATCAACGACAACACCGTCGCGGTGATGCTCGAGCCGATCCAGGGTGAGTCAGGCGTGTGGCCTGCGACCGATCAGTTCCTGCAGGAGTTGCGCGCGCTCACCAAGGCGCATGGCCTGCTGCTGATCTTCGACGAGATCCAGACCGGTATGGGACGGACCGGAAAACTCTTCCACTACGAGCACACGGGGATTGCGCCCGACATCATGACGCTCGGCAAGGGCATTGGCGGCGGCGTGCCGCTCGCCGCGCTGCTCGCGACCGAACATGCCTCCTGTTTCGAGCACGGCGACCAGGGCGGCACATTCAACGGCAACCCGCTGATGTGCGCGGCGGGGCTCGCCGTGCTCGAGGAGATCGGCAAGCCCGACTTCCTGAAACAGGTCGCCGAGACCGGCCTGCTGCTCGAAAGCGAGCTGCAGAAGGTCTCGGCGCGGCATGGTCTCGGCGGCGTGCGAGGACGCGGGCTGCTGCTGGCGCTCGACCTCAAGCTGCCGATCGCGCCCGGCATCGTCGCGCAGGCGTTCGAGGCAGGCGTGCTCCTCAACGCGCCGCAGCTCGACACGCTCCGCTTCATGCCGGCGCTGAACGTCACGAAGGCAGAGATCGCCGAGATGATCGATTGTCTCGACGGGATTCTGACCAAGGCCGGCGCGGCACGGCGGGTGGCGTAG
- a CDS encoding quinone oxidoreductase family protein: MTKAVRVHKVGGPEALVYESVDVPAPGPGEVRIRQHAVGLNFIDVYYRTGLYKAPGLPFIVGNEASGEVIAVGPGVTNFHPGDRVAYYHNLGAYTGERNIPWEKLVKLPDHITHEQGAVLMLKGLTVWYLLHKTFKVEPHHRVLIHAAAGGIGLLACQWARALGAHVIGTVGSREKAELAEANGCDHVILYNEEDFVARVKQISRNEGCDVVYDGVGKATFPGSLSCLKPRGMFVSFGNASGPVPPFSIAELNNHGSLFATRPKLNDYVGTRKELLEGADTLFAAVINGKLHVPINHAYALKDAAKAHIDLESRKTTGASILKP, translated from the coding sequence ATGACCAAAGCGGTCCGTGTGCACAAGGTCGGAGGCCCCGAAGCCCTGGTCTATGAGAGCGTCGATGTTCCGGCGCCCGGCCCCGGCGAAGTGCGCATCCGCCAGCATGCGGTCGGCCTGAACTTCATCGACGTCTATTATCGCACCGGTCTCTACAAGGCGCCTGGGCTGCCCTTCATAGTCGGTAACGAGGCTTCGGGCGAAGTCATCGCGGTCGGGCCGGGCGTGACGAATTTCCATCCCGGCGACCGCGTCGCCTACTACCACAATCTTGGCGCCTACACCGGCGAGCGCAACATTCCCTGGGAGAAGCTGGTCAAGCTGCCCGATCACATCACCCACGAGCAGGGCGCCGTGCTGATGCTGAAGGGGCTGACGGTCTGGTATCTCCTGCACAAGACCTTCAAGGTCGAGCCGCATCACCGCGTGCTGATCCATGCCGCCGCCGGCGGCATCGGCCTTCTGGCCTGCCAATGGGCGAGGGCGCTCGGGGCCCACGTCATCGGCACGGTCGGCTCGCGCGAAAAGGCCGAGCTCGCCGAAGCCAATGGCTGCGACCACGTCATCCTCTACAACGAGGAGGATTTCGTCGCGCGCGTCAAGCAGATCAGCCGCAACGAGGGCTGCGACGTCGTCTACGACGGCGTCGGCAAGGCGACCTTCCCGGGCTCGCTGTCGTGCCTGAAGCCGCGCGGCATGTTCGTCTCCTTCGGCAACGCCTCAGGTCCGGTGCCGCCGTTCTCGATCGCCGAGCTCAACAATCACGGCTCGCTGTTTGCGACGCGGCCGAAGCTCAATGATTACGTCGGGACGCGCAAGGAGCTGCTCGAAGGCGCCGACACACTGTTCGCCGCGGTCATCAACGGCAAGCTGCACGTGCCGATCAACCACGCCTACGCACTCAAGGACGCCGCCAAAGCGCATATCGATCTCGAAAGCCGCAAGACCACGGGGGCTTCGATCTTGAAGCCGTAG
- a CDS encoding TerC family protein: MMHLLTSPEAWAALLTLTALEIVLGIDNVIFISVIVSRIPEKQAHRARQIGLALALIFRIILLSLLVWLIGLTAPVFSIAGYGFSWRDLILIGGGLFLIAKATHEIHAEVEADDGEGDQKSGGSAFFWVIVQIIVIDIVFSLDSIITAIGMAEDIEIMVAAVVIACLIMYISSGPVARFVAEHPTTKMLALAFLVLIGVALVAEGLQFHIPRGYIYFAIAFSAAVEFFNVLAKRNRRKTSKPPV; encoded by the coding sequence ATGATGCATCTGCTGACCAGCCCCGAAGCCTGGGCGGCGCTGCTCACCCTGACGGCGCTCGAGATCGTGCTCGGCATCGACAACGTCATTTTCATCTCCGTGATCGTCTCGCGCATCCCCGAAAAGCAGGCGCATCGCGCCCGCCAGATCGGACTCGCGCTGGCGCTGATCTTTCGCATCATCCTGCTCAGCCTGCTGGTCTGGCTGATCGGCCTGACCGCACCGGTGTTCTCGATTGCCGGTTACGGCTTCTCCTGGCGCGACCTGATCCTGATCGGCGGCGGCCTGTTCCTGATCGCCAAGGCGACGCACGAGATCCACGCCGAGGTCGAGGCCGATGACGGTGAGGGGGATCAGAAATCGGGCGGCAGCGCCTTTTTCTGGGTGATCGTCCAGATCATCGTCATCGACATCGTGTTCTCGCTGGATTCGATCATCACCGCGATCGGCATGGCTGAGGATATCGAGATCATGGTCGCGGCGGTCGTGATCGCCTGCCTGATCATGTACATTTCGTCAGGCCCGGTCGCGCGCTTCGTCGCGGAGCATCCGACCACGAAAATGCTGGCGCTGGCGTTCCTGGTGCTGATCGGCGTCGCGCTGGTCGCGGAAGGTCTCCAATTCCACATTCCGCGCGGCTACATCTACTTCGCAATCGCGTTCTCGGCGGCGGTCGAATTCTTCAACGTGCTGGCCAAGCGCAATCGCAGGAAGACCAGCAAGCCGCCGGTTTAA